The following are encoded together in the Bradymonas sediminis genome:
- a CDS encoding nuclear transport factor 2 family protein: MALVISTGLLAGVGCGADYIRDDQIYKDDIDFRIDDDSQIEDTLENREVLDVLASYRKAVVTKDFGTLKRLISPNYYDNAGTTNTTEDDYSASDLAEVFEMMAQGAREIRYDVLVRDVKVKGERATVDYKFDYAYKYVIADESSWDAGVDVNRLELEREDGVWRIVSGL; this comes from the coding sequence ATGGCCCTCGTCATTTCGACGGGTCTTTTGGCCGGGGTTGGGTGTGGCGCCGATTATATTCGTGACGACCAGATCTATAAGGACGATATCGATTTTCGCATCGATGACGACTCCCAGATCGAAGACACCCTTGAGAACCGCGAAGTGCTCGACGTGTTGGCCAGCTACCGCAAGGCGGTGGTGACCAAGGATTTTGGCACGCTTAAGCGGCTGATTTCGCCCAACTATTACGATAACGCCGGGACCACCAACACGACCGAAGATGATTATAGCGCGTCGGACCTGGCGGAGGTCTTCGAGATGATGGCCCAGGGCGCGCGCGAGATTCGCTACGATGTCCTGGTGCGCGACGTGAAGGTCAAGGGCGAGCGGGCGACGGTCGATTACAAATTCGACTACGCCTACAAATATGTCATCGCCGACGAGTCGTCGTGGGACGCTGGCGTGGACGTAAATCGTCTCGAGTTGGAGCGGGAAGATGGCGTGTGGCGCATCGTTTCCGGGCTATAA
- a CDS encoding tetratricopeptide repeat protein, which yields MRDFRNLLLGGVVALTWATGVFCPTPASAEWLSRIGIPTGDAAAGASATPAEVAFQKGELERAKRLAFERDDASSMLVRAHLAEYDGDLELAQRFAANAEVSARDAELRARAAALAGRLQSELGEFEAAENYLRTFLAAHTDALPVRLELGRMLAKRGAQAEANAVLKPFSRAFNSGRITTARQLAWLGEAMWEMGSFDDANYAFQKMYELDARYVDGLVSLAELLLSKYNQVDALATLEEALKINPKHPGALVAMAELEIQTSNYFDDARDYLARVEKVWRTSPKMLVTRAKLQIYDSDCAGAVKSANAVLADRPRAVEAMIIKAACHYLNDERPAFEAVVEQALAIQPDLARIFTETATYAQMVHRYSEVIALNERALKLRPGYPPALLDLGIGLSRVRRESEGVEYLRKAFEADPYNIRAYNMVELYDKTMSEYEFQTYDTFRLRTRRDQSDVLNLVVPSLVGEAIETFGAKYNYKVPEKVDVEVFPEPATFGVRSVGLPQISPTGLCFGQVVISRSPSDGNFNWRQVIWHEMAHVYHIQKAGYRVPRWFTEGLAEYETNVKDPAWARHRDGEIVTMMRENDLPSVVDLDKRFTQARSFKGILRAYHLSSLAIHYIVETHGFAAINRMLETFPDALKTGLVIEKALETDVASFDAGFKKWLEARYLNFRQQVLVSVDGIEPIRVLQEKLSKRPNDPVLRAQLSYAQIANGETERAKQNIKHALNSAPKNSTVRYLAALIEFRQGHTRDAYAHGMAILDEFEDGYELRVLLGYAAMMLEMPVDARVHLDAATQLYEDGTEAWANLLKLAESQKDAALQERAELRLFELNQNDPQIARKRFERMMAKKDWAQAAVAAERWVAIEAFEPRAQRALARVSLAQKNAPRAAQAYQVLVRLVPGEAAAMRKEAANALKSAGFAAEAKPFEQVDELK from the coding sequence ATGCGCGATTTCCGCAATTTGCTTCTCGGTGGCGTGGTGGCCTTAACCTGGGCGACCGGGGTTTTCTGCCCGACGCCTGCTTCCGCAGAGTGGTTATCGCGCATTGGCATTCCGACCGGGGATGCAGCGGCGGGCGCGTCCGCGACGCCGGCTGAAGTTGCCTTTCAAAAAGGGGAGTTGGAGCGGGCAAAGCGCCTCGCGTTTGAGCGCGACGACGCAAGCTCGATGTTGGTGCGCGCGCATCTTGCCGAGTACGACGGCGACCTGGAGCTGGCGCAGCGTTTTGCGGCCAATGCCGAGGTGAGCGCGCGCGACGCCGAGCTGCGCGCCCGCGCAGCCGCGCTGGCCGGGCGGCTTCAGTCTGAGCTCGGTGAGTTCGAGGCCGCCGAAAATTATCTGCGCACCTTTTTAGCCGCCCACACCGACGCGCTCCCGGTGCGCCTGGAGCTCGGTCGTATGCTCGCCAAGCGCGGCGCGCAGGCCGAGGCGAACGCGGTCCTAAAGCCCTTCAGCCGTGCTTTCAATAGCGGGCGTATCACCACCGCGCGTCAACTGGCCTGGCTCGGCGAGGCGATGTGGGAGATGGGGAGCTTCGACGACGCGAATTACGCGTTTCAGAAGATGTACGAGCTCGACGCGCGCTATGTCGACGGGCTGGTCTCCTTGGCCGAGTTATTGCTCAGCAAGTACAATCAGGTCGACGCCCTCGCCACGCTTGAAGAGGCGCTCAAGATCAACCCGAAGCACCCGGGCGCCCTGGTCGCGATGGCCGAGCTAGAGATTCAGACTAGCAATTATTTCGACGACGCCCGCGACTACCTGGCGCGCGTCGAGAAGGTATGGCGCACCAGCCCGAAGATGCTGGTGACCCGCGCGAAGCTCCAGATCTATGACTCCGACTGCGCCGGCGCCGTGAAGAGCGCCAACGCGGTGCTGGCCGACCGCCCGCGCGCGGTCGAGGCGATGATCATCAAGGCGGCGTGTCATTATCTGAATGACGAGCGCCCGGCCTTTGAGGCGGTGGTGGAGCAGGCGCTGGCGATCCAGCCGGATCTCGCGCGAATCTTCACCGAAACCGCGACCTACGCGCAGATGGTGCACCGTTATTCGGAGGTCATCGCGCTAAATGAACGCGCGCTGAAGTTGCGCCCGGGGTACCCGCCGGCGCTATTGGACCTGGGAATCGGGCTGTCGCGGGTGAGGCGCGAGAGCGAAGGGGTTGAGTATCTGAGGAAGGCCTTTGAGGCCGACCCCTATAATATTCGCGCCTATAATATGGTGGAGCTCTACGACAAAACGATGTCGGAATATGAGTTTCAGACCTATGACACGTTCCGGCTGCGCACCCGGCGCGACCAGAGCGACGTGCTCAACCTGGTGGTGCCGTCGCTGGTGGGCGAGGCGATCGAGACGTTTGGGGCGAAATATAATTATAAGGTACCCGAGAAGGTTGACGTCGAGGTCTTTCCGGAGCCGGCGACCTTTGGCGTGCGAAGCGTCGGCCTGCCGCAGATCAGCCCCACCGGGCTGTGCTTTGGGCAGGTCGTGATCTCGCGGAGCCCGAGCGATGGCAATTTTAATTGGCGTCAGGTGATCTGGCACGAGATGGCCCACGTCTATCATATCCAGAAGGCCGGCTACCGCGTGCCGCGCTGGTTTACCGAGGGCTTGGCCGAGTACGAGACCAATGTCAAAGACCCGGCCTGGGCGCGGCATCGAGACGGCGAAATCGTCACGATGATGCGCGAGAATGACCTGCCAAGCGTGGTCGACCTGGATAAGCGCTTTACCCAGGCGCGCTCCTTCAAGGGCATCCTGCGCGCGTATCATCTGTCGAGCCTGGCGATCCACTATATCGTGGAGACCCACGGCTTTGCGGCCATAAACCGGATGCTTGAGACCTTTCCGGACGCGCTCAAAACCGGACTGGTGATCGAGAAGGCGCTTGAGACCGATGTCGCGAGCTTCGACGCCGGGTTTAAGAAATGGCTTGAGGCGCGCTACCTTAATTTTAGGCAGCAGGTGCTGGTCAGCGTCGACGGCATCGAGCCGATCCGGGTGCTCCAGGAGAAGTTGTCGAAGCGGCCGAATGACCCGGTGTTACGCGCGCAACTGAGTTACGCGCAGATCGCGAATGGCGAGACGGAGCGGGCTAAGCAGAATATCAAGCACGCCCTGAATAGCGCGCCGAAGAATTCGACCGTGCGCTACCTGGCCGCGCTCATCGAGTTCCGCCAGGGCCATACCCGCGACGCCTACGCTCACGGGATGGCGATTCTGGATGAGTTCGAGGACGGCTATGAGTTGCGTGTGTTGCTCGGCTACGCCGCGATGATGCTCGAGATGCCGGTCGATGCGCGGGTGCATCTGGACGCGGCGACGCAGCTCTACGAGGATGGCACGGAGGCCTGGGCCAATTTGTTGAAGTTGGCCGAGAGTCAAAAGGATGCGGCCCTCCAGGAGAGAGCCGAGCTGCGCCTGTTTGAGCTCAATCAGAATGACCCGCAAATCGCGCGAAAGCGCTTCGAGCGAATGATGGCCAAGAAGGATTGGGCGCAGGCGGCCGTGGCGGCCGAGCGCTGGGTCGCCATCGAGGCGT